The genome window CCAGAAGGGCTTCGTTCTGCAGATTGCCGCCATAGCCGTAAATCTTCACCTTGCTGATATCGGAGAAGCCTGCCTGGCGCACTACCTGTTCGGTAAGCTGATGGAAACCGGTTTCGCTGACTCTGATCTTCGCCCATCTGCCTGAGGCAAGAACGGAATGGGAGGCATAGAGGGAGGTAGCTGAGCGCAAAGCATCAGAAGAAGTGAAGGCTGATACTTTGCCCTTAGCCAACAGAGAACCTCGACTGGAACGCTCGGAGCGCTTCAGAGGACGAGCATCTACCTGAAGCATGAAGCTGACCAGCAGCTGATGGCGGTTATTGCGGAATACGACAGGACTGAAATCTATCTGGAGTACGCCCTGCTTACGGCATTCGGTAACCCGCTGCTGTGGAAATACCTGCTCAGGAGGAACTGCACCCGACAGGCGGTTGTAATTGGCGATGTCGGAGGCAGTCATGTCGATATACTCGCCATATTTCAGGCTGACGGTATATACGGAGTCACGATATGCACCGGTCAAAGGAATGGAATACACGAAACGGGGCAACACGGAATCTACTCTGACTTCTGAAGAGGTCAGATTGAAGAATCGCTGTGCCTGAGCAGGAGCCACCAGCATGAGCAGGCATGCCAGCAGCATGTATTTCCAAACCTTTGTTGTGTTCATATCGATATATTACTTGCAATATTATTTATTTACAGTGAAAATCGAGCACCTTCCTGTCTTCGAGATAGCCTACGAGATGGTCGTCGATGTTGACAGGACCGCAGCCTGTAGGACATCCGGTATAGAGCAGGTCGCCCGTCTTGAGCGTGAAGTACTGGCTGATGTAGGAGATGATTTCATCTACCTTGTAGAGCATATCGCTCGTGCAGCCTTCCTGTACGGTCTTGTCATTGAGGTCGAGGCGGAAGTGCAGTGCCTGGATATCACGGAACTTCTGGATGTCGACCCATTCGCCGATAACCGCAGAACCGTCGAATCCCTTGGCGAGTTCCCAAGGCTGGCCAGCCTCGCGCAGCTTCTTCTGCATCTCGCGTGCCGTAAAGTCGATACCTACGGTTACTGCATCGTAATAGCGGTGGGCGAAACGCTGCGGAATGGTCTTTCCCAACTTGGAAATTCTGACCACTACTTCGGTTTCATACTCTATTCTTCCCAGATGATCAGGGATGAAGAAAGGCTTGCCGTTATTGAGCAAAGCAGAATCTGCCTTGGTAAAGATGACAGGACGCTCTGGTTTAGATAACGTACCATGCAGCGATTTATTGTGTTCGGTATAGTTCATACCGATGGCAAATATCTTCATAACATCAAATTTTTATATAAAAAAGAAATGGGAGTTAGAAGCAAAGCGAGGCTTAACTTCATAACTCCCGGGTATTCTAATTTAACTATAAGTCAAATTAACGCTTGCTTT of Segatella copri contains these proteins:
- a CDS encoding fumarylacetoacetate hydrolase family protein; its protein translation is MKIFAIGMNYTEHNKSLHGTLSKPERPVIFTKADSALLNNGKPFFIPDHLGRIEYETEVVVRISKLGKTIPQRFAHRYYDAVTVGIDFTAREMQKKLREAGQPWELAKGFDGSAVIGEWVDIQKFRDIQALHFRLDLNDKTVQEGCTSDMLYKVDEIISYISQYFTLKTGDLLYTGCPTGCGPVNIDDHLVGYLEDRKVLDFHCK